A single Natrinema pellirubrum DSM 15624 DNA region contains:
- a CDS encoding archaemetzincin family Zn-dependent metalloprotease codes for MLVDIVPVGSVPAEVKRAASAALRSVYDCDVSINDSQSVPNGAYDSDRNQYSAETFIQLAERVGRGEKNIAITPHDLFYRRRNYVFGLAYLDGSGSVVSTYRLQTSSDGGFSNQSAADIFEDRVRKEIVHEIGHTYGLEHCDNNRCVMNFSPTVREVDIKEENLCGSCQRLIG; via the coding sequence ATGCTCGTCGATATCGTGCCGGTCGGCAGCGTCCCCGCCGAGGTCAAGCGGGCGGCCTCCGCCGCGTTGCGATCGGTCTACGACTGCGACGTCTCGATCAACGACTCGCAGTCGGTCCCCAACGGTGCCTACGACTCCGACCGGAACCAGTACTCCGCCGAGACCTTCATCCAACTCGCCGAACGGGTCGGTCGCGGCGAGAAAAACATCGCGATTACCCCCCACGACCTCTTCTATCGGCGGCGAAACTACGTCTTCGGTCTCGCCTATCTCGACGGCAGCGGGAGCGTCGTTTCGACCTACCGGCTCCAGACCTCGAGCGACGGCGGCTTCTCGAATCAGAGCGCGGCCGATATCTTCGAGGACCGCGTCCGCAAGGAGATCGTCCACGAGATCGGCCATACCTACGGCCTCGAACACTGCGACAACAACCGCTGTGTGATGAACTTCTCGCCGACCGTCCGTGAGGTCGACATCAAAGAGGAGAACCTCTGTGGGAGTTGTCAGCGGCTGATTGGTTGA
- a CDS encoding universal stress protein has product MYRVLMPVDANEDRAVEQAEYVASLPDAAESVEAYILFVFTENSEKLPKEFEKFKSASRIGSVRRAKERLEEAGVDVTLIEDSGDTEDDILEEAEGYDVDSIVLGGRKRSPVGKAIFGSTTQGVILRSDRPVIVTGGGGE; this is encoded by the coding sequence ATGTACCGCGTGTTGATGCCCGTCGATGCCAACGAGGACCGCGCAGTCGAACAGGCCGAGTACGTCGCGTCGCTGCCCGACGCGGCGGAGTCGGTCGAAGCGTACATCCTCTTCGTCTTCACCGAAAACAGCGAGAAGCTCCCGAAGGAATTCGAGAAGTTCAAGTCCGCCTCCCGGATCGGCTCGGTCCGGCGCGCGAAGGAGCGCCTCGAGGAGGCCGGCGTCGATGTGACCCTGATCGAGGACAGTGGCGATACGGAAGACGACATCCTCGAGGAGGCCGAGGGCTACGACGTCGATTCGATCGTTCTCGGCGGCCGGAAGCGCTCGCCCGTCGGCAAGGCGATCTTCGGCAGCACCACGCAGGGCGTGATCCTCAGGTCCGATCGGCCGGTCATCGTCACCGGCGGCGGCGGGGAGTAA
- a CDS encoding TIGR01548 family HAD-type hydrolase, with protein sequence MNADAVVLDVDGVLVDVADSYRRAIVESVEAVYDRTIRKAGIQRFKDAGGFNNDWELTYAAALYILATEEGYDESLEIFTDGIAANGGGLEAAESVVRDGIGARATQRVTGRWDRERLRDVFQQLYLGDELYRGLEGGEPDLERETPGFIHDEPVLLEPETRDRLLASWDVGVLTGRPAAEAEIALERVGLDDAVPLEHRFTMDDWEEGKPHPRALTTLAGRFDADSVAFVGDTLDDVRTAVNASDADPDREYHGIGVLTGGLTGDEGRRKYEDDGAAAVLESVNDVPDLLES encoded by the coding sequence ATGAACGCAGACGCCGTCGTGCTTGACGTCGACGGAGTACTCGTCGACGTCGCCGACTCCTACCGCCGGGCGATCGTCGAGTCCGTCGAGGCGGTCTACGACCGGACGATCCGCAAGGCAGGCATCCAGCGGTTCAAGGACGCGGGCGGGTTCAACAACGACTGGGAACTAACGTACGCCGCCGCGCTGTACATCCTCGCGACCGAGGAGGGGTACGACGAGTCGCTCGAGATCTTCACCGACGGGATCGCTGCGAACGGCGGCGGCCTCGAGGCGGCCGAAAGCGTCGTTCGCGACGGGATCGGCGCGCGGGCGACCCAGCGCGTGACCGGCCGCTGGGACCGCGAGCGGCTGCGGGACGTCTTCCAACAGTTGTATCTCGGCGACGAACTCTACCGCGGGCTCGAGGGCGGCGAGCCCGATCTGGAGCGCGAGACGCCGGGCTTTATTCACGACGAGCCGGTGTTGCTCGAGCCCGAGACGCGCGATCGGCTGCTCGCGTCGTGGGACGTTGGCGTGCTGACGGGGCGCCCGGCGGCCGAGGCCGAGATCGCCCTCGAGCGGGTTGGCCTCGACGACGCGGTGCCGCTCGAGCATCGCTTCACGATGGACGACTGGGAGGAGGGCAAGCCGCATCCGCGGGCGTTGACGACGCTTGCCGGGCGGTTCGACGCCGATTCGGTCGCGTTCGTCGGCGACACGCTGGACGACGTGCGGACGGCGGTCAACGCGAGCGACGCCGACCCGGACCGCGAGTACCACGGCATCGGCGTCCTCACTGGCGGGCTGACCGGCGACGAGGGCCGTCGGAAGTACGAAGACGACGGTGCGGCGGCGGTCCTCGAGTCGGTCAACGACGTGCCGGACCTGCTCGAGTCGTAG
- a CDS encoding response regulator has product MSEPELRSIPVIVLTSSPSAEDLARSSDPHANASVQKPVEPEAFIERGRSFEDFWLTFVRFPGDAP; this is encoded by the coding sequence ATGTCCGAACCCGAACTGCGGTCGATCCCCGTGATCGTGCTGACGAGTTCGCCCTCGGCGGAGGATCTCGCTCGCTCGTCCGACCCGCACGCCAACGCCTCCGTTCAGAAACCCGTCGAGCCCGAGGCGTTCATCGAACGCGGCCGCTCGTTCGAGGACTTCTGGCTGACGTTCGTCCGGTTTCCCGGCGACGCGCCCTGA
- a CDS encoding twin-arginine translocation signal domain-containing protein, producing MSGEDSGEQKLSRRRLLKTTSVATVTGIGAGAVTSSVSAVDKARENQVIEVNGRKANRYIEKAIFDIAERNNYAPLRERLSKRGYKVTAEDAMVTNEVTNGREKP from the coding sequence ATGAGTGGAGAAGATAGCGGAGAACAAAAGTTGAGCAGGCGGAGATTACTCAAAACCACTAGCGTGGCAACCGTAACCGGAATCGGTGCTGGAGCGGTCACGAGTAGCGTCAGCGCGGTGGACAAGGCAAGAGAAAATCAAGTGATTGAAGTAAACGGACGAAAAGCAAACAGATATATCGAGAAGGCTATATTTGACATCGCCGAGAGAAACAATTACGCACCGCTCAGAGAACGTCTTTCCAAGCGAGGATACAAAGTAACAGCAGAAGATGCAATGGTGACCAACGAGGTCACAAATGGAAGAGAAAAGCCGTGA
- a CDS encoding acyl-CoA synthetase: MSWTVMPAFESYERARESFSWDLPDEYNPAVDFLRKHEDTSQTALRYETPEGGLETYSFDELDDRSDRLAAALADLGVGAGDRVGVVIPQKPGNPITHLANWKLGAVSVPLTVLFGRDALQYRLADSEAKAVVVDPSVRETVDEIREECPALEAVIELDDGDAVRGDAHSFEELIAAHEPGIDVYDATPETPTAIMYTSGSTGPPKGVRHSHALWLGRAAAAYNYFDGGLADGEATLWTPADWAWGAALGGTLFAAWHHGCSVVGWPRDEFDPDDVYDLLERHDVTEAFMPPTALRLLMGVDDPEDRYDLSIRTFASAGEPLTSEVVDWVGSTFDDVAINEFYGQTELNLVVGNAARWFDTRPGSMGKPLPGYEIAVVDPETGERLERGEVGELAVKPGDRRVFFDEYHGLPEKTANKRTEDVPASGASGESEEQRSSGRWFLTDDLVERDEDGYVWFHSRADDVILTSGYRVGPTEVEDAVLAHEAVEQAGVVGVPDETRGEAIKAFVKPAVDDYDPEGLRAEIRDLVRDRLAEYEYPKHIEFVERLPTTTTGKIRRRSLREGDGTDE, encoded by the coding sequence ATGAGCTGGACGGTCATGCCGGCGTTCGAGTCGTACGAGCGGGCCCGCGAATCGTTCTCGTGGGACCTCCCCGACGAGTACAACCCCGCCGTCGACTTCCTCCGGAAACACGAGGACACGAGTCAAACGGCGCTGCGGTACGAGACCCCCGAAGGCGGCCTCGAGACCTACTCCTTCGATGAACTCGACGACCGGTCGGATCGGCTCGCCGCCGCACTCGCCGACCTCGGCGTCGGGGCGGGCGATCGGGTCGGCGTCGTGATCCCGCAGAAACCGGGGAACCCGATCACGCACCTCGCGAACTGGAAACTCGGTGCGGTGTCCGTGCCGCTGACGGTCCTGTTCGGCCGCGACGCCTTACAGTACCGGCTCGCGGACAGCGAGGCGAAAGCGGTCGTCGTCGATCCGAGCGTCCGCGAGACCGTCGACGAGATCCGCGAGGAGTGTCCCGCCCTCGAGGCCGTGATCGAACTCGACGACGGCGACGCGGTACGGGGCGACGCCCACTCGTTCGAGGAGTTGATCGCAGCACATGAGCCCGGGATCGACGTCTACGACGCGACGCCCGAGACACCGACGGCGATCATGTATACGAGCGGATCGACGGGGCCGCCGAAAGGCGTTCGACACAGCCACGCGCTCTGGCTCGGGCGGGCCGCCGCGGCCTACAATTACTTCGACGGCGGACTGGCCGACGGCGAGGCCACGCTCTGGACACCCGCCGACTGGGCGTGGGGCGCGGCACTGGGCGGCACGCTCTTCGCGGCCTGGCACCACGGCTGCTCGGTCGTCGGCTGGCCCCGCGACGAGTTCGATCCCGACGATGTCTACGACCTGCTCGAGCGCCACGACGTGACCGAGGCGTTCATGCCCCCGACGGCACTCCGGTTGCTGATGGGCGTCGACGACCCCGAAGATCGGTACGATCTCTCGATCAGGACGTTCGCGTCGGCCGGCGAACCGCTCACCTCGGAGGTCGTCGACTGGGTCGGGTCGACGTTCGACGATGTCGCGATCAACGAGTTCTACGGCCAAACCGAACTCAACCTCGTCGTCGGGAACGCGGCGCGGTGGTTCGATACCCGCCCCGGCAGCATGGGCAAGCCCCTGCCCGGCTACGAGATCGCGGTGGTAGACCCCGAGACGGGCGAGCGCCTCGAGCGCGGCGAGGTCGGCGAACTGGCTGTCAAACCCGGCGACCGGCGGGTCTTCTTCGACGAGTACCACGGCCTGCCGGAGAAGACGGCGAACAAGCGGACCGAAGACGTCCCCGCGAGCGGAGCGAGCGGGGAGTCGGAAGAGCAACGGTCTTCCGGAAGGTGGTTCCTGACCGACGATCTGGTCGAGCGCGACGAGGACGGCTACGTCTGGTTCCACTCGCGAGCCGACGACGTGATCCTTACCAGTGGCTACCGCGTCGGACCGACGGAGGTCGAGGACGCGGTCCTCGCCCACGAGGCCGTCGAACAGGCCGGTGTCGTCGGCGTCCCCGACGAGACACGTGGCGAGGCGATCAAGGCCTTCGTCAAGCCGGCCGTCGACGACTACGACCCCGAGGGACTCCGTGCGGAGATCCGTGACCTGGTCCGGGACCGCCTCGCCGAGTACGAGTATCCGAAACACATCGAGTTCGTCGAGCGGCTGCCGACGACGACGACCGGCAAGATCCGCCGCCGGTCCCTGCGCGAGGGCGACGGAACCGACGAGTAA
- a CDS encoding ribosome biogenesis/translation initiation ATPase RLI, with protein sequence MADDSIAVVDLDRCQPDRCGYECKNYCPPNRTGKECITLRGEEAAEGQPEQIHISEEICLGESCGICVEKCPFDAIEIINLPQELQDEPVHRYGENAFSLYGLPAPQEGQVTGILGPNGIGKTTAVRILAGELEPNLGRHEEEPGWDEVLEAYRGTELQDYIADVRDGDVTISRKPQYVDQIPESFDGNTRELLERTDERGALDSLVERLEIGPVMDQSIDDLSGGELQRVAIAATLARDTDFYFLDEITPYLDIGQRVTAARLIRELAEEEDKSMLVIEHDLAILDLLADTLHVAYGEPGAYGVITSPKSVRNGINEYLSGYLDNENMRIRPNPIEFEEHAPRSVSRADTLVEYPDLTKSYGDGEFTLEVEGGTIRENEVLGVVGPNGIGKSTFAKLLTGNLEPDVGDADLDLDISYKPQYVTIDQHMRVDAFLSSITDQFGSSYWNTEIAQPLQLERIMEQNLSDLSGGERQRVAIAACLSDSADLYLLDEPSAHLDVEQRVQATKAIRRYAEQQDATVLVIDHDIYMMDLLADRLMVFDGEPAVQGRAGQPQSMRDGMNEFLANLEVTFRRDERTSRPRINKPESQLDRQQKDEGEYYYAP encoded by the coding sequence ATGGCCGACGACAGCATCGCCGTCGTAGACCTCGATCGGTGCCAGCCCGATCGCTGTGGCTACGAGTGCAAGAACTACTGCCCGCCCAACCGGACCGGGAAGGAGTGTATTACCCTCCGCGGTGAGGAGGCCGCCGAGGGCCAGCCCGAGCAGATCCACATCTCCGAGGAGATCTGCCTGGGTGAGAGCTGTGGGATCTGCGTCGAGAAGTGTCCGTTCGACGCCATCGAGATCATCAACCTGCCCCAGGAACTGCAGGACGAGCCCGTTCACCGCTACGGCGAGAACGCCTTCTCGCTGTACGGCCTGCCCGCTCCACAGGAGGGACAGGTCACCGGCATCCTCGGCCCGAACGGGATCGGGAAGACCACCGCCGTCCGCATTCTGGCCGGCGAACTCGAGCCCAACCTCGGCCGTCACGAGGAGGAACCGGGCTGGGACGAAGTGCTGGAAGCCTACCGAGGGACCGAACTGCAGGACTACATCGCGGACGTCCGGGACGGCGACGTGACGATCTCCCGAAAACCCCAGTACGTCGACCAGATCCCCGAGAGCTTCGACGGTAACACCCGCGAGCTGCTCGAGCGGACCGACGAGCGCGGTGCCCTCGACTCGCTGGTCGAACGCCTCGAGATCGGGCCGGTCATGGACCAGTCGATCGACGACCTCTCGGGCGGGGAACTCCAGCGGGTAGCCATCGCGGCCACGCTGGCCCGGGACACTGACTTCTACTTCCTCGACGAGATCACGCCGTATCTCGACATCGGCCAGCGCGTGACCGCGGCGCGACTGATCCGGGAACTCGCCGAGGAGGAGGACAAGTCGATGCTGGTCATCGAACACGACCTCGCGATCTTGGACCTGCTGGCCGACACGCTCCATGTCGCCTACGGTGAACCCGGCGCGTACGGGGTCATCACCTCGCCGAAGTCCGTCCGCAACGGGATCAACGAGTACCTCTCGGGCTATCTCGACAACGAGAACATGCGGATCCGACCGAACCCGATCGAGTTCGAGGAACACGCACCCCGGAGCGTGAGCCGTGCCGATACGCTCGTCGAGTATCCCGACCTCACCAAGAGCTACGGCGACGGTGAGTTCACCCTCGAGGTCGAGGGCGGCACGATCCGGGAGAACGAAGTCCTGGGCGTCGTCGGTCCCAACGGGATCGGGAAGTCGACCTTCGCGAAGCTGCTAACAGGGAACCTCGAGCCCGATGTGGGCGACGCCGACCTCGATCTGGACATCTCGTACAAGCCCCAGTACGTCACCATCGACCAGCACATGCGGGTCGATGCGTTCCTCTCGTCGATCACCGACCAGTTCGGCTCCTCGTACTGGAACACGGAGATCGCCCAGCCCTTGCAGTTAGAGCGGATCATGGAGCAGAACCTCTCGGACCTCTCGGGCGGGGAGCGCCAGCGGGTCGCCATCGCGGCCTGTCTCTCCGATTCGGCCGATCTCTACCTGCTCGACGAACCCTCGGCCCACCTCGACGTTGAACAGCGGGTCCAGGCCACGAAGGCGATCCGGCGCTACGCCGAACAGCAGGACGCCACCGTGCTGGTCATCGACCACGACATCTACATGATGGACCTGCTCGCCGACCGGCTGATGGTCTTCGACGGCGAGCCCGCCGTTCAGGGCCGTGCCGGCCAACCCCAGTCCATGCGCGACGGCATGAACGAGTTCCTCGCGAACCTCGAGGTCACGTTCCGCCGCGACGAGCGCACCTCCCGACCGCGGATCAACAAACCCGAGTCCCAGCTGGACCGCCAGCAGAAAGACGAGGGCGAGTACTACTACGCGCCCTGA
- a CDS encoding metalloprotease family protein: MAIGVDHVFALAVVVVVLAWIAGAGHLVSLPFRLAAAPGTVVHEFAHKRACDLVGVPVVEVEYFRLGSPAGYVRHGQPDRYRETFVISVAPFLVNTALSFVAFLALAAVATTAADSRSSLEALLELVEVLGGASTPTLALAIGLGWIGLAVGAKAFPSFGDANTLWTRSRAEWRRSPIVLLGVPVVVAIYVVNVLSWLWADLLYAVGIAIVAFAVFGAVGL, translated from the coding sequence ATGGCTATCGGAGTCGACCACGTCTTCGCGCTCGCGGTCGTGGTCGTCGTACTCGCGTGGATCGCCGGCGCCGGTCACCTGGTGTCGCTCCCGTTTCGACTCGCAGCCGCGCCCGGGACCGTCGTTCACGAGTTCGCTCACAAGCGGGCCTGCGATCTCGTCGGCGTGCCAGTCGTCGAGGTCGAATACTTCCGGCTCGGGTCTCCGGCGGGATACGTCCGCCACGGCCAGCCCGACCGGTATCGGGAGACGTTCGTCATCAGCGTCGCCCCGTTTCTCGTCAACACCGCCCTCTCGTTCGTCGCCTTTCTCGCCCTCGCCGCGGTCGCGACGACGGCGGCCGACAGTCGGTCGTCGCTAGAGGCGTTGCTCGAACTGGTCGAGGTCCTCGGCGGCGCCTCGACGCCGACGCTCGCGCTGGCGATCGGCCTCGGCTGGATCGGCCTCGCCGTCGGCGCGAAGGCCTTCCCGAGTTTCGGCGACGCGAACACGCTGTGGACCCGTTCGCGGGCGGAGTGGCGGCGGTCACCGATCGTCCTGCTCGGGGTCCCGGTCGTCGTCGCTATCTACGTCGTCAACGTCCTGTCGTGGCTGTGGGCCGATCTGCTCTACGCCGTCGGCATCGCGATCGTCGCGTTCGCCGTCTTCGGCGCAGTCGGCCTCTGA
- a CDS encoding UPF0146 family protein: MAHSRRNPHALLEVLADYDRVVEIGIGRRTDLARALADHGVAVTATDVHERDVPAGVAFVRDDIVNPEPAVYADADAIYARNLPPELHRPALEVARTADAEFLFTTLGGDPSAVPVERKTIETGTLYVARARGE, from the coding sequence GTGGCCCACTCTCGCCGGAATCCCCACGCGTTGCTCGAGGTCCTCGCGGACTACGATCGCGTCGTCGAGATCGGAATCGGCCGCCGGACCGATCTAGCGCGAGCGCTGGCCGACCACGGGGTCGCCGTCACCGCGACGGACGTCCACGAGCGCGACGTGCCGGCGGGCGTGGCGTTCGTCCGCGACGACATCGTCAATCCCGAGCCGGCGGTCTACGCGGACGCGGACGCGATCTACGCGCGGAACCTGCCGCCCGAACTGCATCGCCCGGCCCTCGAGGTCGCCCGGACCGCCGACGCCGAGTTCCTGTTTACGACGCTGGGCGGCGACCCGTCTGCAGTGCCGGTCGAACGGAAAACGATCGAGACGGGGACGCTGTACGTCGCTCGAGCGCGCGGAGAGTAG
- a CDS encoding EMC6-like membrane protein — translation MSTESISDRREHIRSVSVTAMSALLGVGAALASTTWVGTTTEAAQNTQALAFVLGAILLQYVVINAAGIYGDDEFGAKHYLFVAFMTFSLWFVTWGILLTAEVTG, via the coding sequence ATGTCGACCGAATCGATCAGCGACCGACGCGAACACATTCGCTCGGTCAGCGTCACCGCGATGTCGGCGTTGCTGGGCGTCGGCGCGGCGCTTGCGTCTACTACCTGGGTCGGGACCACCACCGAGGCCGCCCAGAACACGCAGGCGCTCGCGTTCGTCCTCGGCGCAATTTTGCTCCAGTACGTCGTCATCAACGCTGCGGGGATCTACGGCGACGACGAGTTCGGGGCGAAACACTACCTCTTCGTCGCGTTCATGACCTTCTCGCTGTGGTTCGTGACGTGGGGAATCCTGCTGACGGCGGAGGTCACGGGCTAA
- a CDS encoding Rieske (2Fe-2S) protein: MTDPVRVTLEDDDDATSVRVYDDEGDVSTDGATFRFSVDGDGSGGDNAGAEPAGTDPDREPRYVAPLSAVPTDGTLRCEARRDRCGTELILRRRGDDVLAWRNSCPHKPEVRLDPGPGAIVRDDQLVCHEHAARFDCDDGVCTAGPCRGDALEEIAVAVRDGNVYLTDDRFDSCRRLDEPRA; encoded by the coding sequence ATGACCGATCCCGTCCGGGTGACGCTCGAGGACGACGACGACGCGACCTCGGTCCGAGTTTACGACGACGAGGGCGACGTTTCGACCGACGGCGCGACGTTCCGGTTCAGCGTCGACGGGGACGGAAGCGGCGGCGACAACGCCGGCGCGGAACCGGCGGGGACCGATCCCGACCGCGAGCCACGCTACGTCGCACCGCTGTCGGCCGTCCCGACCGACGGCACGCTTCGCTGTGAGGCCCGCCGGGACCGTTGCGGGACCGAACTGATCCTCCGACGACGCGGTGACGACGTCCTCGCGTGGCGCAACTCCTGTCCCCACAAGCCCGAGGTCCGACTCGATCCCGGCCCTGGCGCGATCGTCAGGGACGACCAACTGGTGTGTCACGAACACGCCGCTCGCTTCGACTGTGACGACGGCGTCTGTACGGCCGGTCCCTGCCGGGGTGACGCCCTCGAGGAAATCGCGGTCGCCGTCCGCGACGGCAACGTCTATCTGACCGACGACCGGTTCGATTCCTGCCGGCGGCTCGACGAGCCACGCGCGTAG